The Streptomyces sp. NBC_00344 genome includes a window with the following:
- the ureG gene encoding urease accessory protein UreG, with product MHLDHLRPAMAVSADATRPDGTKRALRVGLGGPVGSGKTATVAALCRSLRTELSIAVVTNDIYTREDAAFLLRNAVLPPERIRAVETGACPHTAIRDDISANLEAVEDLEDAVGPLDLILLESGGDNLTATFSRGLVDAQIFVIDVAGGDDIPRKGGPGITTADLLVINKTDLAPHVGSDLDRMARDAAAQRAERPFVLTSLKGEDGVRPVADWVRAQLAGWTA from the coding sequence ATGCATCTCGACCACCTCCGCCCCGCCATGGCGGTCAGCGCCGACGCCACCCGCCCCGACGGAACGAAGCGGGCCCTGCGCGTGGGCCTGGGAGGCCCCGTCGGATCCGGCAAGACCGCGACGGTCGCCGCGCTCTGCCGCTCCCTGCGCACCGAACTCTCCATCGCGGTGGTCACCAACGACATCTACACCCGTGAGGACGCCGCGTTCCTGCTGCGCAACGCCGTTCTGCCACCCGAGCGGATCAGGGCCGTGGAAACGGGGGCCTGCCCGCACACCGCGATCCGCGACGACATCTCCGCCAACCTCGAAGCGGTGGAGGATTTGGAGGACGCGGTGGGACCGCTCGACCTGATTCTGCTCGAGTCGGGCGGCGACAACCTCACGGCGACCTTCTCCAGAGGCCTTGTCGACGCGCAGATCTTCGTCATCGATGTGGCGGGAGGGGACGACATCCCGCGCAAGGGCGGCCCCGGAATCACCACGGCCGATCTGCTCGTCATCAACAAGACCGACCTCGCACCCCATGTGGGGTCGGATCTCGACCGGATGGCCCGCGACGCGGCCGCCCAGCGCGCCGAACGCCCCTTCGTCCTCACTTCGTTGAAGGGTGAGGACGGTGTACGCCCGGTGGCCGACTGGGTACGCGCACAGCTCGCCGGCTGGACCGCATGA